CGCTATGTGTTGAGCCTTATAACTTGATGCATCATTTTTAGCACCGGAAAGATAACACACCCTTTATCAGGCTTAAAAAACACACACATTGTATTTGTAGCGAAGAAACAATGTTTTTtaactcctctcctccccccctcttcctcacaCCCTGATTATGTTTGAACGTTTCAAGTGGGAAGTTGTAAGTTTAAGAATGATTTAGTTCAACTGCTGCACAGAATGTGTGTCACTGAGAGCACAGCACTAATGCGcctctcccacttaggcgatttttcaggcgactgtcggagtggaacacatacacacatcgcttccttcaccagccagttatgcaggcgggggacagggcaagtggggagcgctgtctgaatgaaattcacatggtgcaaggtcaatgtgatacagacacacaccacgatgaacaggaaggttggcgctgtgattaagacggtgaaaacacagtgtacaggaagggtcacgtaagtcctttaaaaggggggggggaaggggggagatgaggtggggagaaggagtggagacggggtggggagaaggagtggagacgggtggggagaaggagtggagacaacttttaagaagccagagatacggctgtgaagctcggtggacattaacattaccggtcagttatccttggttccgaaaactactgtttacgtttttttccccattcagccaatgaaattcaccggtcagcaccggcaacaacctactacAACCTTCGACCTCTTGGCAACCcattaccactgcacctacggcatgagaattctcgctattctccatggcggcttcattgtgTTCGCCGCTATTTTTTCAACAGggaactactcacaaccataacggccactccccggcaactacccgcgaacatgtgacaACCGCATAATCTCCTGTAGTCgccaaagtggggcaggcccattagtgtCTGTTTTTAATGGTCCCTGGGAGGATCATTGGTCCAGGATGATGTGAAGACCAGACTGGGTAAAGCTGGCAGATTTGGGATTCTATTGCAAACCAGCAGTTTCACGGCCACTTAAAATTGTAATTATTTTCTAGTTAAATGCACTGCTGTTGTGATGGGACTAGAATTTGTGTCCCTGGGCCATTAGTCTAGGTCACCGGGTAACTAATGCGGTTGTATTGCTGTGTCTCGGTATTTGAAAAGGGCAGCAATGAGCAGCATTTTGGGGGTTTCATTATAAATCACTTGTATTTATGTGCTGCCTTTATTGCAGTATGACACTTTGACCAGTGTCACAGGAGTGGTTGTTTAACAGCATTTCACACCAAGCCCTCAGGAAATCTTGCAACAAATGGTCAGCAGCTTGCTTGATGAGGGAGCTTTTAAGGAGCGTTGCACAGGAAGAAAACAGTGATTGAGAGTGGGAGTTCTGAGAGCTAGAAAACTCTATTTTCTTCATCGTATTATCATTATAGACATTTCTAGTACTATGATTTGAGCTTACAATGACAACCTTTTATCCTCCGACTGCCCATTCTAAACAAGTGTTGTAGAAAAGATGGCAATCAATTTATGCACAGCAATATCTCACACAGCACTAGTCTAGTGATGGCTTTGTGCCTGAATGTTGCTGGATGGATAGATATAGAGGAGGATACTGGTCCTGTTTTGCTTCCTGATCATGTGTAGGGTCTTTTGCATCCAGCTGCAAAGGTTGATGCTCGGCTGACAGCTGTGCTGGGGAATTCGTCTAGATTTTGGCACTGAAGTCTCTGAGGTAGGACTTGAACCCAAAACTTGTGATGAGAAGTGAGAGACTTCCCCTACAGGCCCAGCTGATATTTTGGGGAAACAAGAATCCAGAACTGCTGCTGCCCAAGGACAAGGCGGTATTTTTTTGAAGGAGTGGTACATCTGCCACAACTATCTGCTGAAGCTCAGATTGGGGAAGTGAGCAGCTCGAGACCAGTCTGTTTTGTGACACCGAGCGCCAGGGTGAACGGAGCTCGTATTACATCAGCCTGGTGCCCACAAATTGCTGTTGGAGAAAGTAAAGTCAATCGAAAACTGACATAACGTCAATTtcgcaaaaaaaaaaagcacaattgAAAACGGAGTGAAACTGTTTTGATGATTTATCACAGGCCTACAATGGGTCAATTGTCAAAGAATGAGCTATATCTATAAATTCCTTCATAAAATCTTTGAGTGATCCAAGAACTGCTGGTGGGGTAAACAGTATTGTGGAAACACATTAGCTCATTGCTTACACTTTGAAGGGCATTCCGACTCGCTATTCCCAGTGAGTAATGTTTATCAGTTATAATTGGGCAACTAATGGATTCTTCTTGCATACATGTTGCTAGTTTACCAAGAGAAGATTTTTAAATATAACTGTATGAAATGAACAATTGTGCATAACCTGGGGAGGCTGAAAACTAAATCTTTGGGAGATTATTTTAATTTGGttatttaatcataatcatactttattagccaagtaggttttgctacatatgaggaatttgatttgctataCAATCGTACCAATAAAAaggaacaaaatacattttaacataaacaaccaccacagtgactcctccacattcctcaatgtgatggaagtcgaaaaaaaagttcaatctcttcccttctttgttcttccgcagtcgggggcctcgagccttctgttgacaagacaatcttggctcccgtagctggcggtcAGGCCCTCCGCGTTGGGGCGAACAAGCTCCCGCGTTGGGGGTATCTCTGCTCCTCCAAgcccggcgatcggaccccgggtcggggctaatcgaacctcttgcgactttggagcttcccgacatcagtctctacccgagactgcgagctcctcgatgttggaatccgcaggccgcgggttggagcgttgatcccaggcaaaggatcgcaggctccggtggTAAGTCCATGACCccacagtggggctcaaagtcagtctcgagcaaggccgccagctccatgatgttaggtcgcagagtgactggagatacgatccggaaaacaatcacatctccggcattgAGGAAAAAGTTTCctgctgcccctcccccacccccacataaaacaaaccagagaacgttAACACAAACTTTATAaagcacactaaaaataacaaaaaatatgtaaagacagactgttggtgaggctgccatcgctgacggcacCACCCGGTGGAATATTAAAATAGTGACATGAAATATTCAAGATTAATTTGGTCCAAGTGGACTTCCCCTTTCTTTAGCTGGATCATGCATTTAATGTACTAAAACCTCCAGAGGTAAATATTGACACCAGGAAATCTGAGCAAAGGTTTGGTCAAAGGAGGTCATGTTAaagggaagataggcacaaaatgctggagtaactcagcaggtcaggcagcatctctggagagaaggaatgggtgacaatccagagatgctgcctgacccactgagttactccagcattttgtatttatcttcaatttaaactagcatctgcagttctttcctactcgtgTTAAAGGGAATCTTTAAGGAGAGAGTGAGATATATGGACGGCATTCCAGTGTTGTGCTGGATTTGGAAGTGTGATGTACAATGGTAAAGCAAGCACGGTCCGAACATACTCAAGGTTTTAATTGATACAGAAAGGGGAAAATTGATACAtcaatatttttcaggcagatggTCACCTTAAAACATTTTGGAAAATGAcaaaatgttaactttgtttctctactccagagatgctgactgacttgctgagtgtttccaacgtttgtctgatttcagcatctgctgtcccattttctgtttctttttcaGAGAtctgaaagttttttttttttaaatgtccaagTTTTCCTGGTCAGGGAAGTTGATAGCTTTTGTAATCAAGTGCATTTCCTGATGAGTGTTTTCAAATGCAGGTTTCACAGGCTGCCACTGAGCTCCAGCAGTATTGCGTCCAGAATGCCTGCAAAGATGCTCTGTTGGTGGGACTACCTGCAGGAAGCAACCCCTTTAGAGAACCCAGGTCATGCACCCTTCTCTAACACCAGCCATACCAGGTAACCTTTTAACGTTAGTAAGTTTTGTGAAGCTGTATTTATGTTACGTGCTGTGGATGAGAATGGGCTAGCCTCCCATATCCACTTATCCCAACTTCGACAGACATTCTCTTCCTCATCCCTCATCACCctttcccttcaccccccccccccccttcttccccccccccccccccccaaccctcgccCTAACCCCTAACCCTCCACAATGCAAAGCACAGAGCACCCCAATGCAAGTGGTCGTTGCCCAAACTCTTGCCTGCTTTCAGTTGTAGTTTTGAATAAAAATCCCACATTGATCATTCCCAGCTGTTCTCTGCAGTTCTTTTACTGATCAATCACCAATTGAAAATCTGGCCACCCAGCACATGTGTCCCACACAGTATCATTATCTGTTCTGAATCATATCAATTTCATGTTCACAATTTTGCGACAAATCGTAAGTCGTGCCAATGGTCTGACCTGGTGTACCTGGGTTAGGAATTGTTTGAGCTTCCCTTCTCTATACCTTCTTCAGAGGAAAGGTTCATTAACTACTTGTGAGGAAACGGGGTTTAGGGATTAATAAtaatctgctggaggagctcaaccAGGGTTGGGAGAGACTGTCGATATTTGGGCTCAAAACGTCAGGACTGAGAGTACAGAGGGAAGATGGCCAGTatacagaggagcggaggagagGTGAGAAAGGGGCCAGTGGTTAATAGGTGGATTCATGAGGAAGGAATTATTAGGGGAGGAATGAAGGGCAAATAGAAGCAGATTCGGGGAGGTGTGGAAATGGAATATTAAAGGTACATTGCATTTCCCAGTAAATTTCTCAACTTCTTGTGGAAGATCAAGTCAAAGGCTAACAATCCTGCGGCAAGTAACACTGCCTAATTCCCCACTCTATCCATCCTGTGCAAGGCTCAATTAATGGGTGTGTTCAAATACTCTCTAGATGCGTGGGTGAGTGCAGCTTCAACAATATTTAAGTCATCATAGCAACCTACTTCATAGGCATCCCATCCATATCCATaggttttggaaaaatacaacctggAAGTTGCTCTCCAAACTGCCCACCAATTTCCTATCCCTTCATTGtcactgggtcaaaatcctggaaaACTCAAATAGCATTGTGAGTATGTCCATACCTCAAGGACTGTCGCGGTTTATGATAGCAGGATTACGGGATGGGCACTTAAATGCTGGCTCAACCTGCAAGACCCACATCTCttcatgaatatatatatatattgccccATGGCCTGTGTAATAGGATTAGGACCAATGTGCTTTGGAAGCAGTTGGCTCGCATTTTGCGATTCCCTTCAGGGGGCTGAGATAAATTAAATGTGGCCTTAATTCAGTCTGTACCTCTGTGTGCAATACATTTCTTAACTGTGCTGCAGGTGGGAGGAACAGATGGATGCATAATTGCAAGTCTTTGTTTATAAAGCAACATTTACAACCCACTTACTTCCACTGAACATTTACAAGATGACACATTACCATGTGAAATATAGTGCAGGAACTTTCTCGTATTCTCCTCATGCTTGTAAGTCACTTTCTGCCTTAAACATGTATCTGTAATCAAGTAGTTATTTATTTCCTGGGTTGTATGTTTAGTTTTCATGATCTGTTTTCTCTTGCAGGATATTGGCCAAGCTTGACCTCGATTAATGCTGCCTTGTTACGAAGAACATTTTTTTCTTACTCATTCTTTTTATGTCAAAACAATTTTTGTATTTATTAGTGTCTTAGGATAGTTTTCTCCTAATGTGGCTGTATGCTTCATTTGGAGAAAGGGTTTGTACTAAACATACCTGGGTTATGACCAAAAGACATAcaaatatttcatttttaatttgtaGTAATCTTCCAATGTTTGCAGAGCAAATTGGTGTTTACATGTAAATGATTGGGAATTTGTTGCAATCTAAAACAGGACATTTAACATTTTCATGGTTAGTTCTAATACTCGAGCTAAAACCAATGTGATTGGGGGAAAGAAAGGTCAATCACAATAAAATTTCCTATCAGCACTGGTTTGTTTgagtttccacactgcattatTAGTGATGAAGTAACTTGGTAGACCTGGAGTTAACTGTACAATATTTTTTGTATATATCTGTATTGGCAATGCGTTTCAGTcagcttttaaaacatttttttaaaaggaaaAGTGAAGCCATCCTTGAATGGCTGCTTTGTCCAGTCTAGACACTGAAGCACTGTTGATTACACTTTGTATATCTTCCCTGCTTATTTTTACTGCAATGGAAAGAAAATAACAGGTTACAGGCTCAGCTTTAcagtatttattttactttttaccAAAAGTAAAAAAGGTCATTTTTGAATTAAAAATGCTTGCATATATATCACCCTAAAGAAATGTAAGCAAATGCTACGAGTTGGATGAAAAAGTAACTGCCGCTAAATCTTACAATTTCTTTTCAATGTTTGTGTGACTAAATATTATGTAACACATTTGGATGTTttaattaaatatattaaaagttgctttttaaaaatgtatcctATTGTTGTGTGTGAATATTCAATGACCGATAAGTACAGCCTGGCTTTTAAATTATATATGTTTTAAATGCTATCTAAAGATCAACTGGTTACCTTATTGTACATGGACGCTTTATTGTGTGTTACTGGACCAATATCCAAGATGCAGGTTCAAATCCAATCGCGGCTATAGGGGAATTTAAAATCCACATAATTAAGTAAAATAATACTAAGCCAGTGTAGGTAATGGTGATTTTGGAATTCTAGTGCTCTTTAGGAAATGGAAAATTTCTATTCTAACCTCTATATCTGGCTCCAGTTCATTGATAAAGCATTTGATACATGAGCTGCCTTTTAAATCATAACACATAtgcacagaattaggccattctgcccattgaatTTGATCTTGGCATATatttttacctctcaaccccattctcctgccatctcctgtAACCTGTGAtgtacttactaatcaagaacttttcaatctccgctttaaaaatactcaatgatttGGGCTCCACAGTTGTCtgtcgcaatgaattccacagtttcgtcaccctctggctaaagaaatgtttccttgtctccattctaaacgtATGTCTTTtggttctgaggctgtgtcctctagtcctagactctcacacgacTGGAAacctcctttccacatccactctaggcctttcattatttggtaggttttaATGATTCAGCATGTTtctaccctcatccttctaaactctagcgtgtacaagccccgAGTCATCAAATGCTcttcatatattaacccaatcattctcgtaaacctcctctggaccctgtccAATTCTCCGCAGATTTTTCAAAATTGATTTTTCTCCTCTCAAAATAGCTGCTCACTCACTCCTCGACTATTGAAGgtagaggggtgggagattgcaaccttcacgtggcccgccctgtttcaacaaatgcaatcaacctggtgtgcacaatcaaataagatcaaatagaacaagttgtcctacaactttaggctgtgcacgccacacacaagaagaagaaggtagAAAGAAATCTTAGTTCTGGTCCTTTTATCAGTTGGTGGCCTGATGTGTTGCCCCATTGAAGAATCCATAAAGATGTACCATAACATTGGGCCACTGATGCCTTGACCTCATTCCTTCTATATGTTTCTCAACATTGGAGGCCATTGAGGCTCTCGACTCAATGCTGGCTGTAGGGCTATTCCTATCAGGCTTAATCTCTCACTTATTttcctgtaacctattctctcacATGGCCATCAACTTCAGTTTAATGATTAAATGTAATATTTGTTCCATTCACAATGTATATGATTTTTAATTGCAAAATATTCAGTCGTTTAATGAATCTGTTTTTGAGTTTGACAGTTATTTATTAAATATTTGAACTGGTAAGATCAAACTAtactaacaccactttttaattaGCTTTTGTCTGTTCGGCTCCAAGCTCCTTTCATTGTGTGGATATCACACAAAAATATTTAGCTATGCTGTTGATATATAGGTCTGTTCATCCACACACTTCAATTGCACATTTAGTTATTCCTCCTCAAGGTCATCTTAACTTGTTCTTTTTCAACTAACTAGTCCATGCTTTTCCATTATCTTTTACAGTGATCCTCATTTTGATCAAATACTTTTTGAAAAATTGTTTTGCTTCTTATACCGATTTTTTTTCAGCGATAAACTTGAACTTTTACATTGGATTTCAGGACATCCTGAAGTGCATTGAGAACAGTGATTTGCATTTATAAAATGATGTAATAGAGATCCTGTGGGAGCAAGACTGGTATCTGGCATTATCCCTCAACAACATGTTGGCTGTCGGGGCCCTGGGTGTTTGGTTCTCGTTAGTTGACCAACCACCCCATCATTGGGTGTATTTGTTTGTTTCTGGACGAGATAAAACCTTCCGGTCGCCAACAGCACTGCTGTGTTTTCCAAAATAGCCTGGCCTGAAGCTGTGGTGCAGAGCAACCTGTGGCATTAGTGTATGAGTAACCTTTGGCCAATTGCCACCACCATGGCTTAGCGAATTTGCAAATGGTAGATAAGTAAATGTAGGAAACTGCAACCATTTTGCACACTACAATGGTCCAAACATAGATGAAATTTATTCTTCAAGATACCATCTGAGAGGATGAGCATGCCTTTGGTTTGCCAGATCTTAAACATTTGCACGTCTAAGTTTGTAGTCCTGCAATGGAACTTTGACCTTGACTTGTGCGACTGAATTGAGAGAAGCCAATGTGTGTTCACCATTGAGAAGTAGCTAACATTTAAATTTAAGTCATAGCCGTCCACCCCTATGCTGCTGGTAAGATCTGCGCCATTTAAATTTAAAGGGAACGGGGTGAGAGGTGGGAAGGAGAGGAAGTAAACAGGATTGGCTGTACACAAGGAGTCAATCTTAATGCTATTTTTAAAACTAGAATAGACGCTTAATTTACTTGGGATGATGGAATATGTTAAGAATACAGAGGAATGCCGGAATAGTACAGCTGTGTATTGGAATGTAATCGTTACAGACATGAACGATAATGTGCAAATGGCAGAACatgaattataataataataataataatacattttatttatgggcacctttcaagagtctcaaggacaccttacaaaaatttagcaagtagaggaaaaacatgtaaggggaatgaaataaatagtagagacaagactagtacacaaattaaagacagaattcaaattcaaaacacaagaatagaatttatttgccacacaaccagggtcggtggaatttgggttgtcagcagcgatacaataataaagaacacacaaccacaataaaaatgtaacacaaacatccaccacagcattcatcactggtggaaggcacaaaatatggccagtcctccatttcccccccgtggagagGACcaaagtccagagtcagtccaggatcggctcttcctcaccggagaccgcggctttaagttggtgtaggctgcaggccggcggtcgagatttaaagtctccgctgcagccagaagcaccgtagactgcagggccggcggtcgaagctcccctccaggggtgatgttaagtccacgccgggcccgcggtagaagttggccgcgtgccggcagtggtggcttcttcttcccccgggtcccccacgagggatcccgggctgtagacgccgcaccagctggaactctgcagaccgcggcttcaggctgccgcgggcttgcgaaacggagcgctcccctccggcgagccccagcgagggctcacccgctccacgccgagagtccacgctgcgcccgccgctgaagtcccgggcgcgtctcagtagaaaggccgcgccgatccttgatgttaggccacgggggaggcgacctggaaaaagtcgcctctccatggaggaggctaccgaagcggtttcccccttactcccccacaccaccccccacacaagacacaccgaggaacatcaaaaacatactttaaaacataccaaaaaataaaaaaattgaaaaaaaacgaacgcgctgctgacatggctgctgccagagcagcgccccctccgaaGATCTGaggcaatatgaggcaattcatgaacagatgaaaagggagggggacgtggggctaaggataggcagaggtgaagagatgggtcttgaggggggactggaagatggtgagggacacggaattgcggatcagttgggggagggagttccagagcctgggagctgccctggagaaggctctgtcctcaAAACtgaggaggttggacttgtggatggagaggagaccggctgatgtggatctgaggggaccgtgagggttggtagggggagaggaggtcagtgagatatggtggggccagatggtggagggctttgtaggtgaggaccaggattttgtaggtgatccggtgggagatgggaagccagtgaaattttttgaggactggagtgatgtgatgccaggatttggtgtgggtgatgagtcgggcggctgcgttctggaccagttggagtcggttgatgtaggtggagctgatgccaaggagaagtgagttgcaatagtccagtcaggaggagatgaaggcatggatgagtctttcagcatttaagttattaatattattattattcctacaCATTAACTATTAATACTGATTCAACTAAATGGCACAGATTTTACTTCACAAAAAGAAGCTCACACTAAGTTGTGTACAGTCAGGAGTTTTAATTTAACACCCCTGAAACCACACTCACTTCCTTTTATGAGTCATGCTGCATAAGGACATTTTTTAACAATAAATAAAAGGAGCCAATCATTAGATCGTTAGATCACAGCTACGATAACTATTTTGCATCTGATCCAAATACTTGGAAAAACATTTGCATTCAGCATGGTTAATATTTTCttaatcatttttttaaacagtATTTTTAATTATCCTGCAGAACATGCAGATTTGTCAAATGTGAAAGATATTTGGCTGCATTGCATCATAAAACTATGTTGCTGCTTTCATTTCTTCAGTATTTATTCCTGACCTCACCTGAATGGTCAACTCATTCATGTAAACCGCAAGAATTTTAATGGCGTTACTTAAGTTACATTTCGCAGCGGTGAAATGAAGGGCTAGTTCAACCTCTGGCAGTTTAAAGAGGAATTGGGCTCCAGAACCCTGTTGATTCACAAATGGTGCCTTGAGGACTGTACTGAACCACCAGAACATGCAGCTAAGTTCTCTCCATGCTATGAATGACAATGCCAATTATGTAGCCAGCCTCAATATTGCACTAAACTATTACCCAAAAAGATACAGGGCTTAAATGTTAAAGATACAAGGCTCCAAGATTCACTGGCCCCACTTCTAGTAAGGTTGGATCTTTTCTGATGTTGGGTCTGAATCCACACTGAGTGATACTAAGTAAATGTGGATGATGGTTACAGTGAAGTTGTCTATATAATTAGGGGGCAGACACTCCCCTGGCAGTAAAAGGAACTGGGATCATTCTGGTCTGGTTTTGAGTTTGGATCATAGACGCAGCAGGATAGTGTGCTTGTGTTTCTTGCAATTTGATTTTCCAGATGTTAAAATGCATCAATAACTCATCGGGAGTCTCGGCATTGCACATCTTTACAGTCCTGATATCAGTCAAATGCTGTAACTTAATGTTTCAGGTTTTGCCAATTTGTCAAGTTCCAATGAAAAGTAATTCACCTGAAAGTTTAACCATACCTTCTTCTGGATGTGCCTAATCTGCTGAGATTGAACGCAATTCCTTCtggttaagattttttttaaatatcatattTTATCCATTAAAACAAAACTATCTGGTTCTGGTTCCTAGCAAAATTAAACTCTTTTGATGTAATGGCAAATTAACAAGTGACATGTGGAAGTCACAAAAGTGATATGGATTCTTCGTGAAACGTGCAAGTAATTTACAAACAGTCCCTTTGATCATATTGCCCAAAGTGGAGATATGGGGCTGTACTGTTTAAGGCCTGAAAGGAAGAATAACGATGGATAGTCCATGGAATGCTGGGGATGTAGATGACAACAAATCATTGGTGTCCGTCTGATTATAATGATTGTTAAGTGAAATCAGATTTAGAAATATGTTATAACTCTCTCATTCTAACTCGGCAGAATATTCTATTCATGCAAAGAAAAGAAACTAAGTAAAGAAGGAAGTGATTTGAATGGAATTTTTCAGCGCTAAAAGGCTGAAAGAAATTTGTATTGCATTGTGATAGATATTTCAAAGTTTCTATAATGACACTCCTGGTAGTTGCAAAGGCATAAGTATCTCCAAACAACCATgcagaattataatttcataactTATTTACTTACATTTACATTACATGCAAAACTTAAAGTTCAATATGATGACAGAAAAATGGAATGTGTCATGAAAAGGTTCAACATACCTTTCAAAGATAATCTAATATTTTAACTGGTAACCTATTAGAATACAGTATATTGGTTAAATCTCAACTTTAAATTGCATTAACATTAAGTTAAAATGAATCTTGAATAAAAACTGAAGTTCGCTCCAAAATTGCTTTAAAAGAATATGAGTCGTGTCTGCCCGTCAATTCTTCCCGGGACCTTTTCGTATGTGAGTTTTCTTTTCTTCATTTCAGGTAAAATTCTGTATTTACGTTCTAATAATTGAAAGGAAAGTCTCTGAAATTATGCCAAAGGGTACCATCGTACAAATAGTTACACTGTACTTCAGCTAC
The DNA window shown above is from Amblyraja radiata isolate CabotCenter1 chromosome 3, sAmbRad1.1.pri, whole genome shotgun sequence and carries:
- the gng10 gene encoding guanine nucleotide-binding protein G(I)/G(S)/G(O) subunit gamma-10, which codes for MTSNSNLSTMQRTVEQLKFEAGIERIKVSQAATELQQYCVQNACKDALLVGLPAGSNPFREPRSCTLL